The Lasioglossum baleicum chromosome 7, iyLasBale1, whole genome shotgun sequence genomic sequence AACTAAAGAAGTTGTACCCTTACAATTCAGACTGGATCGCTGTCACTGCAATTAGAGCCAACGAAACCCCGGTCATTGTCACTCTCATTTACTCTCTGGAAGAACGCATTAGAACGTGACTTGGGTCTCCAAATTTCAATTCCCTCCGAGCCGGAGATAGCCAGGACGTCATTTAAATAATCActctatggaataaaattaattctgtAGACATttctgtaaacctagtgttaatatctCCCTGATCACTTACCCTAGTTATTCCGCCATAATTCGATTCTAGAGTAGCAAGGTGACGCGGTGGATTTGTAGGAGTGGATATTCTAACCGTTTTATCCGTGGAACTGGTTATCAAACATCCTGGTGATACATGTACACCGGTTAAAGCCTTTGTATGCTCGGTAGGGTAACTTTTGACCACCTTAAAATTTTTCTTTGGATCTAGTACGTACAACTTTGCGGTATTATCTCCCACGTAAATTACATCTTTCTGCATACAGATGCACATAGGGAATGATTGAGTGATCTGTAACGCATTCGTTTGAATCATTAAGCTGCTACGATACCAGGCGATTTCTTGTTATGCTTTTCTTACAGTAAAATGGTTGATGACTTTCCTCGTTCTCAGATCCCACACGGACACTGTTTTGTCTTCACTAGCCGATACAATGAATTCAGAATTCATGACCAGTTTCATAACAGCTCCACGATGCGGTTCGTACGTTATCATCGGAGTCGAACCCGATCTCGTGTCGTATACCAACACAGTTTTGAAAAACGATCCTGTAGCAAACAGGGTCAGTTCTGGACACGATGCTACTGACAACAGAGCACCGGCGACGACCCTGCAAAATATTTGTTACTTATATAAAACATGACAAGCCGCGGAGATGATACAGCAGTTTGCACAGTGATTTCTGACGGAGCGAACGAAAGCATGCAAACAATGCTAagctgtttcgaattttttctctAGAGAGAGATTTCTTACGGGAATGGTACCTGCAGTTTAGCATTACATACTAAATCTCTAACGGTTTATTATCATGAAATTTGTTAATGACAAAAAAGTTCATGCCTTCCTCGCTCAGCCTTCCCATAACGAGAGCAGCGAAAGTGACCATGCTAGTTCTCATGTACATTTCATATGTTTTGAAGTGGACAAGACCAGTGTCAGTAAGCGTCCACGCTTTAACACTTTGGTCCCAGCTGCAACTATAGATCATGTTGTCTATTGATGTTATGTCCCAAATCCATCCGTCGTGAGCAAAGTTTATACATGTTACGTTCTCTTTCTCGTTGTCTTCGTTGGGAAGCTTCCAACACACTAAGGATCGGTCTCTTGCTCCAGATATACAAATACTTCCATTCTATGTGCAAAGAGGTTATTAGCAATTTATCATACATCAATAAAACTTGTACGAACACGAAATGCTCACGTGAACTAACTGCAAACCATCAATAGTGCTGCCATGGATATGACTAAGTGATAGTCTCTCCATAGAATCTTTCATAGATCCTTCTTCTGTCCATAATGATATTGATTTCTCTAATGCGATGCATGATAACTTCCAAAAGAGCTCATCGTCTTCAGCTGAAAAGAGATGATACATTTCAGTCGAAATTAGGAGTATAATTGGCATTTGGCAAACATTATTTATATGTACAGagtgttttgtttctttttatcccTTTAATATCTTTATTGTGTATCTCTCGATTACTCCAGagaataatcctgaaaattataGAGAATCCcaaaattttacagtttttcaCCTACTTCTAACGAAGAAGGGAAGATCTACAACCCGGAAACTTGAACTGTTAGGGTAGATCTATTGTTTAATATAATAGATGGtggtttatttatttacagaatggTTGTTTATGCAAGGCTCAAGGTGCTATCAATTCAAGCTAACCAGGAGGCAAAATTGGGTAATCCGAATGTGGACACATGTGGCTGATTCTCACTTTCCATATGGAGTCATCTCTCAAAATCTCGTTGAACTGTTTACACACTAAATTTAGACCATGTACCACGGTGGATGCATCTAGGAATGAGCAAATGTGGAGGAATATCTGAAACAACAAAGTTATGTCAGCGGTGTGTCTCTACATACACATTTATTTAAAGGTACACGTACTTGAAATTAtataacaatttattaaaaatgcatCGATTGAGCTAGGGTTGTGTAAAAAAGAgctatttaaaaacattttaatacaGGCGCTTTGTAGTACGTTTAAATATGCCACAAGAATAGGCATTTAAAAATGGCGACCATGCTCCACTGACGATACTATGAAATTCTCGAAACGTTCTACATACTTGTTTTCTAATAGTATACGTTACAGTTCAGTGATAACAGAGTTTATTCAACTTCACACATTGACCATTATGAAGACAACTTTTTCGTTTATCGTTTTTCGAGACGTTAATAATGCAAACACGCTTGAAAACATACTACATACAATGACAGTTATTCCATTGTTTGTAAACACAAAATATCCTATGTATATTTACCGATCTTTATACTTTTACGATCGAACGGAATTAAtcaaattcgctgaaaattgaGATCGGTGAAAGTTAATGGAACGAACTTGAATAAGAGACCGAGACATCTTGAAGCGCGAAATGACAACTTCTCAGAGATGTTATTTTATAGAGAAAAATTGTACGTGCACATAtcaggaaatatttaaaaaatttattaatgcAGACCTCGACTGGAAGATCCAGTAAAGATAGTCGGGAATGCGTTTGATCGTCCTCGACTTGGTCGCAGCTCTGTTCCGCATCAGACATTTTAATTGAAGACAGTCGGTACCGATTCTTACGTCTCTAAACAATATCATTCGATCGACACTCGACCGATCTAGTGATTCACCGCGCAGCAAGAACAACGAGAAATGACTGTTATTTTTTACCGACGTTATTATTGACCGTTTTGGTTCTGGTATACGATACAGCCTTGTATGAGCGCATGACTCACTTACTGATCTCCGTTTCAGTGATGCCAGTGGATGCCAGACGGAtcaccttttctcgcgcatgcgcgtccaaaacagtaacgtatctatgaatgaggcgatgatgtagcagagccctgaggcagctatatcggcgggaatgtaccgaaacaatctgttccggacataacgactccaggacgtgtcctacgagttacaaaatatacagaagtacac encodes the following:
- the LOC143210251 gene encoding F-box/WD repeat-containing protein 9 isoform X1, which encodes MSDAEQSCDQVEDDQTHSRLSLLDLPVEIFLHICSFLDASTVVHGLNLVCKQFNEILRDDSIWKVRISHMCPHSDYPILPPAEDDELFWKLSCIALEKSISLWTEEGSMKDSMERLSLSHIHGSTIDGLQLVHNGSICISGARDRSLVCWKLPNEDNEKENVTCINFAHDGWIWDITSIDNMIYSCSWDQSVKAWTLTDTGLVHFKTYEMVVAGALLSVASCPELTLFATGSFFKTVLVYDTRSGSTPMITYEPHRGAVMKLVMNSEFIVSASEDKTVSVWDLRTRKVINHFTITQSFPMCICMQKDVIYVGDNTAKLYVLDPKKNFKVVKSYPTEHTKALTGVHVSPGCLITSSTDKTVRISTPTNPPRHLATLESNYGGITRSDYLNDVLAISGSEGIEIWRPKSRSNAFFQRVNESDNDRGFVGSNCSDSDPV
- the LOC143210251 gene encoding F-box/WD repeat-containing protein 9 isoform X2, yielding METEDDELFWKLSCIALEKSISLWTEEGSMKDSMERLSLSHIHGSTIDGLQLVHNGSICISGARDRSLVCWKLPNEDNEKENVTCINFAHDGWIWDITSIDNMIYSCSWDQSVKAWTLTDTGLVHFKTYEMVVAGALLSVASCPELTLFATGSFFKTVLVYDTRSGSTPMITYEPHRGAVMKLVMNSEFIVSASEDKTVSVWDLRTRKVINHFTITQSFPMCICMQKDVIYVGDNTAKLYVLDPKKNFKVVKSYPTEHTKALTGVHVSPGCLITSSTDKTVRISTPTNPPRHLATLESNYGGITRSDYLNDVLAISGSEGIEIWRPKSRSNAFFQRVNESDNDRGFVGSNCSDSDPV